One part of the Eptesicus fuscus isolate TK198812 chromosome 20, DD_ASM_mEF_20220401, whole genome shotgun sequence genome encodes these proteins:
- the SECTM1 gene encoding secreted and transmembrane protein 1, translating into MLLWALLLTLISQGAGAGAWDDPVCTEGVVSVTRGAPAEMTCNISNPFLHVSVCLRAPGRGDCQRRGDCRLVFTQAAPGCSSWDGWRLCVEGPSARMVTEEARASQAGEYQWTLVGGQTEQLCTTLNVSEPPEQPSTPPWGTQDPRPAQDPRPAQDLHSAQDPPPGRLHVALILVPVLLLCILALGGLPFWRRNLGRPTHVQFP; encoded by the exons ATGCTGCTCTGGGCCCTCCTGCTCACGCTCATCTCCCAGGGCGCTGGGGCAGGAG CCTGGGACGACCCTGTCTGCACGGAGGGCGTGGTGTCGGTGACCAGGGGGGCGCCCGCCGAGATGACCTGCAACATCTCCAACCCCTTCCTCCACGTCAGCGTCTGCCTGCGGGCCCCCGGCCGGGGGGACTGCCAGCGCCGGGGGGACTGCCGGCTCGTCTTCACCCAGGCGGCCCCGGGGTGCTCCTCCTGGGACGGGTGGCGGCTCTGTGTCGAGGGGCCCTCGGCGAGGATGGTGACGGAGGAAGCCCGGGCCAGCCAGGCGGGGGAGTACCAGTGGACCCTCGTGGGGGGCCAGACCGAGCAGTTATGCACGACCCTGAACGTTtcag AGCCTCCCGAGCAGCCCTCCACGCCCCCCTGGG GGACTCAGGACCCTCGCCCGGCCCAGGACCCCCGCCCGGCCCAGGACCTGCACTCGGCCCAGGACCCGCCCCCGGGGCGGCTGCACGTGGCCCTCATCCTGGTCCCCGTGCTGCTGCTCTGCATCCTGGCGCTGGGAGGCCTCCCGTTCTGGCGCAGGAACCTTGGTCGCCCCACGCACGTTCAGTTCCC gtGA